The Aedes aegypti strain LVP_AGWG chromosome 3, AaegL5.0 Primary Assembly, whole genome shotgun sequence genome contains a region encoding:
- the LOC5570064 gene encoding uncharacterized protein LOC5570064 — protein MLNTLRQALRYDSSSNPLKHMIVLHRIIGFNLSSRPAIIVSRLSMVLAGIHALCFAYRVHLVSKRDLGFQYYIAALNVVGGYIFAVIRMTGFAWNYDSGFRGIHRFLQEHAFQRNDLRAQRLREQCFMNNQKFTIGMLVASVNAIMFFILTDYRMTDQYDIPFELSFLHPTIKSVFNALFGLYLYVIATYFWIPFITLRVVIHTLCVELAIANEAFGKLFTTSSNRADLLMLHHSSNSSRSSQLTEQIRTDLFWLSLSSELRGLVDHHREILINVDRLCQLAAMPFLSETMSCILISSISVFFLLNGESLSLVAISCVLMFESFYVSSLVEALQDVHGEMGAVVYALEWPAELRYDRRNHHHYKYVSKILQIVLMRSQRRLRFHCGGLFEMSRGTFTFTVKTCYTMLTFLLRMQDV, from the exons atgctAAACACTTTAAGACAAGCCCTTCGCTACGATTCTTCGTCGAATCCACTTAAGCATATGATTGTCTTACATCGAATTATTG GTTTCAATCTAAGCAGTCGACCGGCGATCATAGTTTCACGTCTCTCAATGGTGCTGGCCGGGATCCATGCTCTGTGCTTCGCCTACCGAGTTCACTTGGTCTCGAAGAGGGACCTCGGTTTTCAATACTACATCGCCGCGCTGAACGTCGTAGGAGGCTACATTTTCGCTGTAATTCGGATGACCGGGTTTGCATGGAACTACGACAGTGGATTTCGCGGCATACATCGCTTCTTGCAGGAGCACGCATTCCAGAGGAACGACCTGCGAGCACAGCGCCTTCGAGAACAATGCTTTATGAATAACCAAAAGTTCACCATTGGTATGCTGGTGGCTTCAGTCAACGCAATCATGTTCTTCATTCTGACAGACTACCGCATGACGGATCAGTACGACATACCGTTTGAACTGAGCTTTCTACATCCTACTATCAAATCGGTTTTCAATGCACTGTTCGGTTTATATCTCTACGTTATAGCAACGTACTTCTGGATTCCATTCATAACGCTTCGCGTTGTAATCCACACTTTATGCGTGGAACTAGCAATCGCCAACGAAGCTTTCGGAAAACTGTTCACGACATCGTCCAATCGTGCCGACTTACTTATGTTGCATCACAGTTCTAACTCGTCACGATCGTCACAACTCACGGAACAGATCAGAACTGACTTATTTTGGTTGAGCCTAAGCAGTGAATTGCGCGGACTCGTCGATCACCACCGGGAGATCCTGATCAACGTCGATCGCTTGTGTCAACTGGCTGCCATGCCGTTTCTGTCCGAAACGATGTCCTGCATCTTGATCTCGTCGATCTCGGTGTTCTTTCTGCTGAACGGGGAGAGCCTCAGTTTGGTGGCCATTTCGTGTGTTCTCATGTTCGAAAGCTTTTACGTTAGCTCGCTGGTTGAGGCGCTGCAGGACGTTCACGGGGAGATGGGCGCCGTAGTCTATGCACTCGAATGGCCCGCTGAGTTGCGGTACGATCGGAGGAACCACCACCACTACAAATACGTCAGCAAGATATTGCAGATTGTGCTGATGCGGTCGCAGCGTAGACTGCGCTTCCACTGCGGTGGATTGTTCGAGATGTCCCGGGGAACGTTTACGTTCACGGTGAAGACTTGTTATACGATGTTGACGTTCCTGCTACGGATGCAGGATGTTTAG